In the genome of Fructilactobacillus hinvesii, the window TTTAACCTACGTGATTAAAAATAGAATGAAATTTGCGTTAACAAATCAAAATCAAGTTCGGATATTTGCCCAAGAAATTTTTAAATCTAATAAATTACTAAACCAGATGAAAAAACAACTAGGTAATTTGTTAGATGGTCCAGTGGCACAACAATTACAAAAGTTTCAAGAGCGAGGGGAAATTGCTCCCATCCCAATCCCTAGATTGATTCAATTTTTATTTAGTACAACTGTCAGTTTTGTACTCCCCGCTATTTTGAATCAGCAAGGAAATGTTACAAACGAACAAATTGACGGCTGGACAGAACAATCGGTAGACTTTATCCTACATGGAATTACTCTTTGAATCCTCGAGTTTTGAAGTAAATAAGCTTACTTTCTAATCATAGTTTGCGATTCATATTCAATTGAAAATGCCCTTTAATTTAACGATTAAAGGGCATTTTTTAATTTTACAATTAGCCAAAAATTAAGAGGGAAACGTACAAAGCAAGTAAAGTAACGAATAAAACCGGAATGGTGAAAATGAAACCAATTTTACAATATTCCCACCAACTGATTTTAATGCCTCGCTTTGCTAATACCTGTAACCAAACGAGGGTTGCTAAGGAACCAATCGGGGTTAATTTAGGGCCTAAATCAGAACCAATTACGTTTGCGTAGATTTGCATTTGCTGGGTAATGCTGGTCTGATTAGTCGCTTTAATGGTTAAAACGTTAATCATTGTCGCCGGTAAGTTATTCATAAGTGATGATAAAAAGGCCGCTAAATAACCAATTCCCAGTGTATTAATAATCCCGCCGAATTTAGTGATTTTTACAAAAAACGCACTTAGGTAATTAATTAAGCCGATGTTTTGGAGCCCGTAAACGACCACATACATTCCAATTGAGAATACGACAATGTTCCAAGGAGCACCTTTGATGATTGTCACGACACTAGTCTGGGCTTGAAAATAATAGGCAACTAGAAATAACAGTGCGATTGACAGTACAATGAAGGAAACGGGAATGTTTAGTGGGCCGCTGATAAAATAACCTACTAATAACAACGCTAAAATCAACCAACTTAATTTAAATAACGATTGATTGGGGATGGCAGTAGTGGGATCTTCAATTAAGTTGAGCTGATAGCTACGCGGGATTTGTTTTCTAAAGTAATAAAACAAGATGAGTAAACTGCTAGTCAATGCCACTAGGTTGGGAACCAGCATAATTAGGGCGTAGTGACTAAATGAAATCTGAAAAAAGTTAGCTGAAATGATGTTAATGAGGTTACTGATGATTAATGGTAAGGAAGTGGCATCAGCGATAAAACCGCAGGCAATGATAAACGGGAAGGTCGCTTTTTGATCAAAATTTAAGGCAGTGGTAATTTCAATCACAATCGGAGTGAGCATTAAAGCAGAGCCATCGTTTGCAAATAACGCTGCTACTAGAGCCCCAAAGACAATAATGAGAATAAACAAGAATCTACCATCACCATGGGCTAGTTTTGCTAACGATAAAGCAGCCCATTTAAAAAAGCCGATTCGATCCAAAAGCAATGAAATGATGATGATCCCAACGAAGGTCAGGGTTGCATTCCAGACAATCCCGACTACTTTCACTAAATCAGAGATGCTAACAATCCCTAACAGTAAAACTAAAAGGGCCCCAATGGTAGTTGGCCAGCCAATTGATAGACCCTTAGGTTGCCAAATTACGAATACTAACGTTAGTAAAAAAATGATAATGGTTAAACTGATTTTAAGCGTTTTAATCACACCTTTTTCGTTTTGCTTTTAATTGCGTTTGAATTCCATGTTAATCATTATACATTTACCAGGATAATTTATTGATGAAAATTAAAAAATCCCCGTTAGCAATTTAATGAGGATGATAGTGCATTACTATATTAAGTAATAAAATCTAATCAACGGAACATTACGGCTTTGTTCTATGAGGGCACTGGGGTCTGATCAATCTCTGTTGGCGTTTGCTGCAACGCATTGTGGCCAAGGGCATACATTCCATCGTTTACAATCATTTCATGGACGTTATCTGTGGTGGGTTCAAAGTGAAATTGGAGCCCAATGATGTTATCGCCAATCAGGAAACTCTGGTTCTGGACTAAATCAGAACGAAACAGTAACTCAGCCTGATTGGGGAGGTCACAACAATCTTCGTGCCAATGTAAGGCGGTTAGTTGCTGGAGCAAAGCTGTGATTTTGTCACTTTGTAAGGAAACGGGAGCCCAGCTGACTTCCTTGGCGGGGGATTTAATCACCTGCTTGCTAAAGACCTCTGTAATTTGTTACTCCCTAAAGCAAGCACCAAAAATTGGTTTGTGAGCAGTAACGAGTTGTTGAATCAGCGTTTGCTCCTGCTTAATCCATGGAATTTCATCGGTGGGACTCATCGGCCCACCGAGAATTACCAACAGATTTGTTGTTGGAGCAGTGGGTAAAGTTCCAAACTGATCGGGATGGTAGACGTACAGATTTTAACCATGTTCGTCCGCCTAGTCCTTGATGGTACCAGGTCCCTTGTCTGAAGTGTGTTGTAAGACATTAATGCTCATTGTGATTCCCTCTTTTTACGTCAATCTTTAGGGGTTATCATGCCAGCTTATGCCAAAAAGAAAAGCATTCAGAACCAGGGACGGGGCTGGGGCGGCTTATAATTAAGCAGGTTGGATAACGAACAATCGGTTTGATTAATAAAGTGAGTGATGACAATGATTTTCTTAGTTAGTTATAGTTGGGTGATTATTTTTAAAAAGGTAGTGTATCTCTTACAGCACGGGTTAACTGGGGGTCGTAGTCTGGTAGTCTTGGCAACGCTCCTGGTCACGGTACTCGTGGTCGGGGTGTATTTTTGGGCCCGGCACAGTCAACAAGAAAATAGTCAGACGCTTGCCCGGATTGTGGGACGGACCGGGTCAATTATCAAACGGATGATGGAGTGGTTACCGTTTAAGTAGCTGTCCATGGTGCAAACTAAAACCCGCTGGGTAATCATAATCCAGCGGGTTTTAGTTTAGCGCTGGGCTAACCACGCCCAGAGCAATTGAATAACTAACAAAACAAAGAAAAAAGCGGTTAGGATTCCCCAAGTAATTACCTTTAAAGTAGGTGATTGATAAACCCCAGCTCCGTCAGTTTTTCGCAGGAAAATGAGAATGGTTAGTCCGACGTAGGCAAGTAATTCAATCATGGAAACGATTTTCCAGCTGCGTGATTGCTTTTTCATGTTTAACTCCTATCTGAAAAAAATTATTAATGGATTAATAATATCAAATAAATCATTAGTTTTCAATTGGAGTTTTCATCTCC includes:
- a CDS encoding TetR/AcrR family transcriptional regulator, whose amino-acid sequence is MANNIQNIFNESLQDTNLSDKQKTVLKASLDLFSTKGFDSTSTKDIANSAGVAEGTVYQQFKNKRGILDAILNPFIDSVLPKIVLDFTDAVKGNQFDNVHDFLTYVIKNRMKFALTNQNQVRIFAQEIFKSNKLLNQMKKQLGNLLDGPVAQQLQKFQERGEIAPIPIPRLIQFLFSTTVSFVLPAILNQQGNVTNEQIDGWTEQSVDFILHGITL
- a CDS encoding arsenic transporter gives rise to the protein MSLTIIIFLLTLVFVIWQPKGLSIGWPTTIGALLVLLLGIVSISDLVKVVGIVWNATLTFVGIIIISLLLDRIGFFKWAALSLAKLAHGDGRFLFILIIVFGALVAALFANDGSALMLTPIVIEITTALNFDQKATFPFIIACGFIADATSLPLIISNLINIISANFFQISFSHYALIMLVPNLVALTSSLLILFYYFRKQIPRSYQLNLIEDPTTAIPNQSLFKLSWLILALLLVGYFISGPLNIPVSFIVLSIALLFLVAYYFQAQTSVVTIIKGAPWNIVVFSIGMYVVVYGLQNIGLINYLSAFFVKITKFGGIINTLGIGYLAAFLSSLMNNLPATMINVLTIKATNQTSITQQMQIYANVIGSDLGPKLTPIGSLATLVWLQVLAKRGIKISWWEYCKIGFIFTIPVLFVTLLALYVSLLIFG
- a CDS encoding DUF3923 family protein; translation: MKKQSRSWKIVSMIELLAYVGLTILIFLRKTDGAGVYQSPTLKVITWGILTAFFFVLLVIQLLWAWLAQR